TCAAGCACAAGGAGTTCGAGAGCGTCGCTTACAACCAGGTGGAGGTCTTCAAGGCTGCCGAGATCTTCGCCCGTGCAGAGGGTTTCGTGCCTGCACCGGAGAGCGCGCACGCGGTCAAGGCGGTCATCGACCTGGCGCTCGAGGCGAAGAGGACCGGGGAGAGGAAGGTGATCCTATTCAACCTAAGCGGGCACGGCCTCCTCGACCTGAAGGCTTACGACGAGTACCTGAGCGGTACGCTGAAACCCTACGAGTACCCGAAGGAGGAGGTGGAGAAGAGCATCCAAAGGCTCTACCAGATGTACCCGTGGCTCAAGACAATAAGTTGAGGGCGGTACGGCTCGCTTGCAAACTCTTTCTTCAAACCCCAGCATTGCGCGGCTGGAGCGGCTGCAGTTTCTGCCTGCTAGACGACCCAGTCCTCCACGCGCTCGTTGTTGAAAACGAACACTCTAATTAAGCCGACGAGAAGTATCGTCAGCCAGAGAACCTGGTACACCAGCAGGTAGACGGGGGTTATGTAGGTGTAAGGTTTCATACCCATCAACCTGGCGATGATCGAGTTCGCGATTGCGAAGGCGACGATGAAGATCAGGATCGCCAGTGTGGTTGTAGCGTACGCCACGTGGAGCGTGATGGAGAGGGCGGCAGCCGCAGGCAGTAGGAACCGTGCGAGGGAGGAGAGGGGGAGCAGCATTGCGTAAGCCAACTTTACGTGGGCGAAATCCCTTAACCCCATCAGCACTGCCGTTGTTAGGAGAGCTGGCATCGAGAGTAGGAGCCCCGGTAGAATGGCGTGGGGCATCTTCACCAGCACTTTGAGGACGGTCCAGAAGTTCTCCCTCAACCATGAGGCGAAAGCAACAGCCCACCTCTTCCTCTGCTTCAGCCAGTGGGTCCAGCTGGACGGCGCGTAGTTGAGCACGTAGGTGCTATCGAGGAAGGAGAAGCGGCAGCCCTTCAGGTACAACCGTAGCGCGAGGTCGAAGTCCTCAGACAAGCGTGGCCGGAAGAATCCAACGCTCTCCAGCGCCGAGCGTTTCACGGCGAAGGCTGCTCCGTTGATCGCGATGGTCCTCCTAGCCAGCTTCGCCATCAGCTTGCTAGCGAAGTTGTACGCTGTGTACTCGATATGAACGAGTTTCGCCAGCAAACCTTCACCAGCAACCCTCTTCTTAATGTCCAGAAGATCGCAGTCCCTCATGGCATCGTAGACCTTGGAGAAGAAGTGGGGGTCTTCGATGAGAACATCATCGTCCAGGAAGAGCAAGGTGTCACACTTAGCCAGCTTTACAGCCTCGTTGACCGCCGAAACTTTCCCCCTTCTACCCTCCCTCGCTAACAGCTGTATTGGCACGCTGCTGCTCAAACTCTTCAAGGCTTGCAATGTTTCAGGATCAGGATCATCGACAACGACGACGATTTCGCCGGGTGGATCGTTGCAGCGGATCAAGCTCTCGACGAGCTCTACAAGCCTTTTTCCACCGCGGTACGACGGGATGACCACGCTCACGGGCAAGGCTTCCGCGCTCTCTGATGCCACCATTGCTCCAACCCCGCTCATCGAATCATAAAAACTCATCCACCGCGCCTATCCACCCTCGGGAAGCATTCATTCAGGGTGAAGCTCCCCTTTTATTAAGGAAGTAAACTATTAAGGTAGTTTAAATTACACACAATCTTTTTAAAGGATAGCTTTAGGAGCCACAACATGACCAGCAAAGTCTACTTTGCAAGCGCGCAGTTCACTCCTCCGAGCGGTGGTGATTTCCGGCGGGCAAGAGAGGGAAGCCTTCCAGTAAAGTTCAGGAAAGCTCTTGAAGAGTCTCCGTTGAGCCGCATCGTTGAGAGGGGTAATATCGTCGCTATCAAGATCCACGTCGGCCCCATGGAGGAGGGGGGTTTCCGCTTCATCAGGCCCCTCTTCGTGCGGATCCTCGTCGATTACGTAAAGCAGCTGGGTGGCATCCCGTTTATCACGGACACGTGGGGGTTAAGGCACGTTTACGCGGGGATACAGAACGGCTTCGGCTTCGACGTTGTTGGTGCACCTCTGCTGCCCGCGAACGGTATCAAGGAGAACTTCTTCTACGAGGTTGAGCTGGAGAACCCCTACCACCTGAAGAAGGTTCAGGTGGCCGGGAACATCTACGACGCTGACGTGCTGATCAACTTCTCCCACGTGAAGGGGCACGTGAGCCCTGGAGTTGGAGGGGCTATCAAGAACCTGGCGATGGGGTGCACCAGCTACAGGACGAGAGGTGAAATCCACCAGCTCGAGAGGCTTGATAGCGTCGGAAGGGCTTTTCAGGAGGGCTGCGTTGATGCAGCAAGGGCGGTGCTCAAGAATAAGAGGGGTAAAGCGCTCCACATCAACTACGTGATGGACGTCCAGACCATGTGCGACTGCGCGCCGTGGTCGGAAATCCCAATCGTCCCGGACATCGGCATCCTGATCTCGGAGGACATCGTTGCTGTCGAGTACGCCTCCCTGAGGATGATCGACGAGGCCCCGAACGTGCCCGGATCCATCGCCGATAAGCTCGGCCTCAAGCCGGGGGACAACAAGTGGCTGAAGATCCACGGCAAGGACCCCTACATACAGGTTGAAGCTGCAGAGAAGGCCGGCTTGGGCACCAAGCAGTACGAAATAATAGAGGTCCTCCCGTGAGTGCCGACCGGGTATGCCGCGCGTAATCGTTGACCAGGATCGCTGCACCGGTTGCGCGGCCTGCTACAGGGTTTGCCCCAGCGGAGTGTTCGTGATAAAGAGGGGCAAGTCGTACCCGGTCAACGAGGACAAGTGCGTGATGTGCAGAGCATGCATCACCCACTGCCCCGTGGGGGCAATTACGATATCTCNNNNNNNNNNNNNNNNNNNNNNNNNNNNNNNNNNNNNNNNNNNNNNNNNNNNNNNNNNNNNNNNNNNNNNNNNNNNNNNNNNNNNNNNNNNNNNNNNNNNTCACTATATCATCGATCGTTACCAACGAGAAGTTGTGAGGAAGCCCCAGCGCCTCGTAGACCCTCCTAGTGAACTCGAAGATCTCCTCCGCCTCCTCCCTCCTCAAGGGGCGCAGGTGGGGGTCCAACGGGTTCTCAACGGCTAGAGGGCGGGGAGCCACCATCGCCGCGACCTGCGGTACGTCGGCGTACTTGAGGAGGTCGGGTGGGAAGAGCGAGGGTGGGAGGCTGAAGCCGCTCGCCGACGAGAGAGTTGAGGGTACCGAGAGGGTGCGCACGCTTCTCACGCGCTCGTCTAGGGCGGCGGCGAAGAGCGCCGGTAGGCCGGCCTCCCGCTCTCCGAACAGGTGCACCTCGTTGAAGCCGCGGGCCCTGTACAGGTAGTCCACGGCCCTCAGGACGTCGAAGACCCTCGCCCCTAGGATGTGCCTTCCGACCACGATCGAGTTCTTCGTCGCCACCTCCTCGCTCGAGGCCGTCTCGCCAGTCCCGCGGTAGTTGATAACCATCACCGCGCCACCCCCCTCCAGCCAATCCCACACCCGCCCGTTGGACAGGCATGACTGCGCGCTCGAGGTTGTAACGTAGAGGAGGCAGCTCTCCTCCGCCCCCTCGCCCCCCACCAGCGCTGCGGGTACCACGATGTCCAACTCGGTTCTCAGCCCGAGCTTCTCCACCTCAACTCCACCGACCCTTTCAACGCCCAGCTCCTCGATCCTCGAGGGCTCCTCCGGGAAGCCTCCGAACACCTCCTCAACCAGCCTCGCCCTCAGCTCGGGAACCGCTTGAAGCCACTCCTCCACGCTCACGCGGCGGGCCTCGGCGAGCTTCGCAGCCCTCCTCGCGTAGAGGGACGCGATGCTCTCGCCCTCAGGCTGGGAGAGGCAGGCGAGGTAGGGGGAGGTGTCGGGCTCTAGTTGCAGGTCGCTCTCGTCCAGCTGCTC
The Thermofilaceae archaeon DNA segment above includes these coding regions:
- a CDS encoding glycosyltransferase family 2 protein, with the protein product MVASESAEALPVSVVIPSYRGGKRLVELVESLIRCNDPPGEIVVVVDDPDPETLQALKSLSSSVPIQLLAREGRRGKVSAVNEAVKLAKCDTLLFLDDDVLIEDPHFFSKVYDAMRDCDLLDIKKRVAGEGLLAKLVHIEYTAYNFASKLMAKLARRTIAINGAAFAVKRSALESVGFFRPRLSEDFDLALRLYLKGCRFSFLDSTYVLNYAPSSWTHWLKQRKRWAVAFASWLRENFWTVLKVLVKMPHAILPGLLLSMPALLTTAVLMGLRDFAHVKLAYAMLLPLSSLARFLLPAAAALSITLHVAYATTTLAILIFIVAFAIANSIIARLMGMKPYTYITPVYLLVYQVLWLTILLVGLIRVFVFNNERVEDWVV
- a CDS encoding DUF362 domain-containing protein; the encoded protein is MTSKVYFASAQFTPPSGGDFRRAREGSLPVKFRKALEESPLSRIVERGNIVAIKIHVGPMEEGGFRFIRPLFVRILVDYVKQLGGIPFITDTWGLRHVYAGIQNGFGFDVVGAPLLPANGIKENFFYEVELENPYHLKKVQVAGNIYDADVLINFSHVKGHVSPGVGGAIKNLAMGCTSYRTRGEIHQLERLDSVGRAFQEGCVDAARAVLKNKRGKALHINYVMDVQTMCDCAPWSEIPIVPDIGILISEDIVAVEYASLRMIDEAPNVPGSIADKLGLKPGDNKWLKIHGKDPYIQVEAAEKAGLGTKQYEIIEVLP